A stretch of Equus caballus isolate H_3958 breed thoroughbred chromosome 11, TB-T2T, whole genome shotgun sequence DNA encodes these proteins:
- the TMEM102 gene encoding transmembrane protein 102 yields MASTVWGSAPWWGPPPPAPARPLTDIDFCSGAQLQELTQLIQELGVQESWSEGPKPGPDLLRAKDFVFSLLGLVHRRDPRFPPQAELLLLRGGIREGSLDLGPAPLGPYARGPHYDAGFTLLVPVFSLDGTGQELQLDLESCYAWLCLPEQIGGTSVREAWQDCLGPPVPGGRDSAHRIESEGSPNDWQSSVDQPHGYISESEPHVSLEKSPSNVSGPESPLQDVTDLGFAVPSKKLNGDVTKAAVVSPVPQPAEAPEAWPTLCPAQVAAWFFASLVAVAESLFPVSGAPRLVHAARHAGFTTVLLATPGPPRHLLLFDLIPVVSVAGWPEGARSHSWAGPLASESSFYLVPGSGTERPGASGWQLCFARQELALKARIPAPLLQAHAAAQALLRPLVAGTRAAAPYLLRTLLYWACERLPALYLARPENAGACCLGLLDELGRVLEAGMLPHYFLSGRKLLAGDGAAALRGALARLRGDPTRALRAAVEEAKAARKGGGLAGVGGGAH; encoded by the exons ATGGCTTCCACGGTCTGGGGGAGCGCTCCCTGGTGGGgcccgcctcccccagccccagcccggcccctcACGGACatcgacttctgctctggggcgCAGCTGCAGGAACTAACCCAGTTGATCCAGGAGCTGGGTGTGCAGGAGAGCTGGAGTGAAGGGCCCAAGCCGGGACCAGACCTCCTCCGGGCCAAGGACTTTGTCTTCTCTTTGCTGG GTCTTGTTCACCGCAGGGACCCCCGCTTTCCTCCTCAGGCAGAGCTCTTGCTGCTTCGTGGCGGGATTCGCGAGGGCTCCCTGGATCTGGGGCCTGCACCCCTAGGTCCCTACGCCCGGGGACCTCACTACGACGCCGGCTTCACGCTGCTGGTGCCGGTGTTTTCGCTAGACGGCACTGGGCAGGAGCTGCAACTGGATTTGGAATCCTGTTACGCCTGGCTCTGTCTCCCAGAGCAGATAGGCGGAACCTCGGTCCGGGAGGCGTGGCAGGATTGCCTAGGACCCCCAGTCCCAGGAGGACGTGATTCGGCCCACCGAATCGAAAGCGAAGGAAGTCCCAATGACTGGCAAAGCTCGGTGGACCAGCCGCATGGTTACATCAGTGAGTCTGAGCCGCACGTGTCTTTGGAAAAATCACCTAGTAACGTTTCAGGGCCCGAGTCACCTCTGCAAGACGTAACCGATCTTGGCTTTGCCGTACCATCGAAAAAACTGAATGGTGACGTCACCAAAGCAGCCGTCGTTAGCCCAGTCCCACAACCAGCGGAGGCTCCGGAGGCGTGGCCCACATTGTGCCCCGCACAGGTGGCTGCGTGGTTCTTTGCTTCTCTGGTCGCGGTCGCTGAGTCCCTGTTCCCGGTCTCGGGTGCCCCGCGCTTGGTCCACGCAGCCCGACACGCGGGGTTCACCACTGTCCTCCTGGCTACGCCAGGACCCCCGCGCCACCTCCTGCTCTTCGACCTGATCCCCGTGGTGTCCGTGGCCGGCTGGCCCGAGGGGGCTCGGAGCCACTCGTGGGCCGGCCCGCTGGCCTCTGAGTCGTCCTTCTACCTGGTGCCCGGCAGCGGCACAGAGCGGCCAGGCGCTTCGGGCTGGCAGCTCTGCTTCGCCCGCCAGGAGCTGGCGCTCAAGGCGCGCATCCCCGCTCCGCTGCTGCAAGCGCACGCGGCGGCCCAGGCCCTGCTGCGCCCGCTGGTGGCCGGGACCCGGGCCGCGGCGCCCTACCTCCTGCGGACGTTGCTCTACTGGGCGTGCGAGCGGCTGCCTGCGCTCTATCTGGCGCGCCCGGAGAATGCGGGCGCCTGCTGCCTCGGGCTGCTGGATGAGCTGGGCCGTGTGCTCGAGGCCGGGATGCTGCCCCACTATTTTCTGAGTGGCCGAAAGCTGCTCGCGGGGGACGGCGCCGCTGCGCTGCGCGGGGCGTTGGCCCGGCTCCGCGGGGACCCTACCCGGGCCCTGCGCGCAGCGGTGGAGGAGGCAAAGGCTGCACGCAAGGGGGGCGGCTTAGCTGGCGTGGGAGGCGGGGCCCATTAA